Proteins found in one Pocillopora verrucosa isolate sample1 chromosome 12, ASM3666991v2, whole genome shotgun sequence genomic segment:
- the LOC131784734 gene encoding angiopoietin-related protein 7 gives MRRSQQGIGSDLLFLALSVTYQILPSAQAFPIDCQKNTAVCLEEIMKEVTQVRFEVKILTENKTLARPKNCVELYHSGQRISVVYTVDPDGSGAFNVYCDQTISGGGWTVFQKRMDGSVDFNRTWKDYIDGFGNLVGEFWLGLDKINRLTENKTKNMLRVDLGVTTRQTVHAEYEWFGIGNGTTDYRQYIGNMTTDATVSSDSLNPHKDLNFGTWDRDPANCTLKRGGGWWYGRSSNCAVSSNLNGIYPHCRKETWADSHWRELDPNNPKGNAPTSTEMKIRPVDFF, from the exons ATGAGACGTTCTCAACAAGGAATAG GTTCTGATCTGCTTTTTCTAGCACTTTCTGTAACTTATCAAATTCTACCATCAGCCCAGGCATTCCCAATAGACTGCCAAAAGAACACTGCAGTCTGTTTGGAAGAAATAATGAAGGAAGTCACCCAAGTTCGATTTGAGGTTAAAATTCTCACGGAGAACAAAACATTGGCGAGAC CTAAGAACTGTGTTGAGCTCTACCATTCCGGTCAAAGGATCAGCGTTGTTTATACAGTCGACCCAGATGGCTCAGGCGCCTTTAATGTGTATTGTGACCAAACTATTTCTGGCGGGGGGTGGACAGTCTTCCAGAAGAGAATGGATGGCTCTGTTGATTTTAATCGCACCTGGAAAGACTACATAGATGGCTTCGGTAACTTGGtcggtgaattttggctcggactggacaagataaaTCGTCTgacagaaaacaagacaaagaacatGCTTCGAGTAGATCTGGGGGTAACTACTCGCCAAACTGTTCACGCTGAGTATGAATGGTTTGGAATTGGGAACGGGACGACTGACTACCGGCAGTACATCGGCAATATGACAA cagaTGCAACTGTTTCCTCTGATTCCCTCAATCCTCACAAAGATCTCAATTTTGGTACCTGGGATAGGGATCCTGCTAATTGTACACTGAAAAGAGGCGGAGGCTGGTGGTATGGCAGAAGTAGTAATTGTGCTGTTTCTTCGAATCTCAACGGAATTTATCCGCATTGTCGAAAGGAAACCTGGGCCGATAGCCATTGGAGAGAATTAGACCCAAACAATCCCAAGGGCAACGCCCCcacatcaactgaaatgaaaattagaccagtggattttttttaa